In Nitrospirota bacterium, the DNA window GGCCCCGTCAAGAAAATGATCCAGACGCTGGCGCCGGCCCGGGAAAGGAAACTTTCCCCCGCAGAACAGCTTCAGCTTCTCAGGCTTGACTTCGAAGCGGAGCAGGTCTTTGTCGAGACCTCGCGTCTGAAGGTCACCGCGTTCAAAGCGCGGATACAGTTTGTGAACGCCGCGGAAAAGGTCTGGCAGGACCGCTACTGGCTCACCCAGAAGCGGGACCTGAAGGAGATCCGGGAAAAGCAGGCAGAGGTGACCGAAGACCTTGCGCGTCTGGGACTTGTCAGGAAATTTGCCGATTCGAACCTGTCGAGCTGGATGAACCTCATCAAGAGCCAGAAGTACAGAATAGCGTCTCTGAGAAAATCCGACCCGGCGGCGAAGATCCAGGAGCTGATTCTCAGGGCATACGAAGAACGTCAGGACATCACCCTGGGGCTCATCGAGGGTCTCGGCAGCCTCGAGCGACTGATCATCGGCCTGAGCGGCGAGCTTTCCCGCCGAATCGACGAGGCATCATTCACCAGCCGTGTGAAGGAACGTTACCATATCGCGTATGCTTTCATCAAGGCGATCTGGAATACAGAGCTCTACGTCGCCACGGAAACGACTGTCGTTGAAGAGCGAAGTATCGTCAGGCCGGTCAGCGTCACGATCGGAAAGGTGGTGCAGGCTCTCATTATTCTCTTTATCGGCACCTGGATCGCCGGGAGGATCGGGAAGGTCATTCAATGGGCACTGACGACGCGGCTTCAGTGGGCAACAAGCAGCGCAGAACCTGTGGGGAAGCTGGCTTTCGGCGTGATGTTCATCGGCGTGTCTGTTGTCTCGCTCGTGACAGTCAATATCCCACTTGCGGTCTTTGCCTTTCTGGGCGGCGCCCTTGCCATCGGCCTCGGGTTCGGAGCACAGCACCTCATCAACAATTTCATCAGCAGCCTGATCCTTCTCTTTGGCCGTTCGGTCAGGGTCGGGGATATCGTGGAAGTGGATGGTCAGGGTGGACGCGTAACGAACATCGGCATGAGAAACTCCCGGATTCGCCGGTTTGACGGCATTGACATGCTTGTTCCGAACAGTCAGTTCATCCAGCACACCGTCACGAACTGGACGCTCTCGGACCTGATGATGCGCTATTCGGTCTCCCTCAGTGTTGCCTATGGCTCTCCCACGAGGGAAACGGAACTCTTGATCAGGAAGGCGATCGAAGGGAATCCTATGGTTCTGAAGGATCCTCCGCCGACCGTATTATTCGAGGAGTTCGGCGACGGTGCACTCCTGTTCACCGGCTATTTCTGGATTGAGCTGATATCGAACCGGGACAACCGTATCGCCGTCAGTGAAATACGGCATGAGATCAATGAACTCCTTGACAAAGCAGGCATCGTAATAGCCTTCCCGCAAAGAGACGTGCATGTAGATTCCTCGAAACCCCTCGAGGTGAAGGTCATAGCATCGGAGGCTCAGACAAAAGAGTAGCAGCTCGTCGGGTCTCTGGCGGGGGGCGGCCGGATCATAGTACAGCATGAGAGGAAATGACGCTTTTTGCGAAACGAGGTCACAATGAGGGCGGGATCACGGACCTTCTGAACACCGCGCCGGTTATGCTCAAAGCGAGGAAATCAACAAGCATTATCACAAATCATCATAATAACAATCGCGACAATAATAAGCATGTCTATTGATGTTTATGCTATATTAAATCAAGGTGTTTTATAACCTATTTTTCCATCCGGCCTTTGGATTCTTTATTCTATTTTCAATTCAGTCGTTTTACTACTATAGTTCTATCAATAACACTGATAATCTGGCAATGCGGCGACCTGATTCGCTATCGGCACTGTCGGCATCAGAGAAACTATTATAGAATAATTTTGAGTCCTACGACAGCCATAACCAAGGATGAAAGCAATGAATCATAAGGAAAAAGACCTGACTCAAGAGCTCAGTGAACGGCTTCGCTTTGAGACAATGCTGACGGAAATCTCGACGGGGTTTATCAATATACCCGCGGATCAGTTGGATCGCGCGATCCTGGACTCTCAGCGCCGCGTCTGCGAATGTCTCGATCTGGATCGCTCCACGCTCTGGCAGATTTCCAAAGAAGATCGGGACCATGTTCTGCTCACACATATTTATCAGCCGCCGGCAAGCCCCCAGCCTCCTGACCGCATGCAAGCAAAGGATTATTTCCCATGGTCACAGCAAAAGATGCTTGCCGGCGAGATTGTCGTCATTTCCAGGCTATCCGATTTCCCGCCGGAGGCTGGACGCGACCAAGAGACTTTCCGTCTCTACGAAACGAAATCGACCGTGCTGATTCCCTTGTCAGTAGGCGGCAGTGCGATAATCGGAGCGTTGTCCTTTGCCGCCACGAGGGGAGAGCGGCACTGGTCAGACCCGCTCATAAAACGGCTTCAACTCGTCGCTCAGATGTTTGCCAATGCGCTCGCCCGAAAAAGGGCGAACGAGGAGCTTCTCAATGTGGTGTCCGAGATAGACCTGTTGAAAAGTCGTCTTGAGGCCGAGAACGTCTATCTTCGTGAAGATATGAAAATGGTGCACAACTTCGACAAGATCGTCGGTCAGAGCGAGGCATTGCTGTATGTTCTGTTCAGGATGGACCAGGTGGCAGGCACCGATGCGACGGTTCTTATCCAGGGAGAGACGGGCACGGGAAAGGGAGTAGTTGCTCATGCCATTCATGGCCGGAGCCCGCGCAAGGACCGGCCCCTGATCACCGTGAATTGCGCCGCTCTTCCAGCCAACCTCATTGAGAGCGAGCTTTTTGGCAGAGAGAAAGGAGCCTTCACCGGGGCTCACGCCCGGCAGATGGGGCGGTTCGAAGTCGCCGACAGGGGAACGATCTTTCTGGACGAGATCGGGGAACTGCCCCTGGAACTGCAGGCAAAGCTGCTGCGGGTGATCCAGGATGGGGAATTTGAACGGCTGGGGAGCCCACACACCATGAAAGTGGATGTCCGGATCATTGTCTCCACCAGCCGGAATTTAACAGACGAAATTGA includes these proteins:
- a CDS encoding mechanosensitive ion channel domain-containing protein — translated: MIHFALKNICKPMNDIVRSLAIRRIVSASLVSAVLLLWPLFVSGQQFPQLATQKAKEPTASSLIGLLGTDADIDKEIDRIKAQVDKLLAESLGAGVASGNAPVLGASPDEVGKQERVKSELVIDLDKQIDTLKELKEIRKDNASYERERKTWKGFAEKPPFPIAFLDDIRDSLLSQRLALQSFELRLSLARALFKRFDDALKKSRKALRLAQEASSRSVGTPREQGSRWLLDLAQLQNDRNETGLVLAELQSLAYETAVKGKRLQIAFLEEKLRIAEATSLLSKEDVEKKLSELDGQRRDMEEGLLRAQKSESERRKKLDAIRDVLSSLPASGQEMALSQGPVKKMIQTLAPARERKLSPAEQLQLLRLDFEAEQVFVETSRLKVTAFKARIQFVNAAEKVWQDRYWLTQKRDLKEIREKQAEVTEDLARLGLVRKFADSNLSSWMNLIKSQKYRIASLRKSDPAAKIQELILRAYEERQDITLGLIEGLGSLERLIIGLSGELSRRIDEASFTSRVKERYHIAYAFIKAIWNTELYVATETTVVEERSIVRPVSVTIGKVVQALIILFIGTWIAGRIGKVIQWALTTRLQWATSSAEPVGKLAFGVMFIGVSVVSLVTVNIPLAVFAFLGGALAIGLGFGAQHLINNFISSLILLFGRSVRVGDIVEVDGQGGRVTNIGMRNSRIRRFDGIDMLVPNSQFIQHTVTNWTLSDLMMRYSVSLSVAYGSPTRETELLIRKAIEGNPMVLKDPPPTVLFEEFGDGALLFTGYFWIELISNRDNRIAVSEIRHEINELLDKAGIVIAFPQRDVHVDSSKPLEVKVIASEAQTKE
- a CDS encoding sigma 54-interacting transcriptional regulator, encoding MNHKEKDLTQELSERLRFETMLTEISTGFINIPADQLDRAILDSQRRVCECLDLDRSTLWQISKEDRDHVLLTHIYQPPASPQPPDRMQAKDYFPWSQQKMLAGEIVVISRLSDFPPEAGRDQETFRLYETKSTVLIPLSVGGSAIIGALSFAATRGERHWSDPLIKRLQLVAQMFANALARKRANEELLNVVSEIDLLKSRLEAENVYLREDMKMVHNFDKIVGQSEALLYVLFRMDQVAGTDATVLIQGETGTGKGVVAHAIHGRSPRKDRPLITVNCAALPANLIESELFGREKGAFTGAHARQMGRFEVADRGTIFLDEIGELPLELQAKLLRVIQDGEFERLGSPHTMKVDVRIIVSTSRNLTDEIDKGRFREDLYYRLNVFPITIPPLRQRRDDVPLLVDHFVKKFNRKMGKDIETLPRETMKALQDYSWPGNIRELEHVIERAVITTQGSVLRLAEKVDSSQTRDRKSGHISIADVEREHILRVLEKTEWRIEGNKGAASLLDLNPSTLRSRMQKLEISRPDRKTDL